The Buteo buteo chromosome Z, bButBut1.hap1.1, whole genome shotgun sequence region CTGCCAGCTGCGGGTCAAGGGCACTAACATCCAAGAGAATGAGTACGTCAAGATGGGGGCCTACCACACCATCGAGCTGGAGCCCAACCGGCAGTTCACGCTGGCAAAGAAGCAGTGGGACAGCGTGGTGCTGGAGCGCATCGAGCAGGCCTGCGACCCAGCCTGGAACGCTGATGTGGCAGCCGTGGTCATGCAGGAAGGGTTGGCTCACGTCTGCCTGGTTACGCCAAACATGACGCTTACCCGCGCCAAGGTGGAGGTAAACATCCCTCGCAAGCGGAAAGGGAACTGCAGTCAGCATGACCGGGCCCTAGAGAGGTTTTACGAGCAGGTGGTGCAAGCCATCCAGCGGCATATCAACTTTGCGGTGGTGAAGTGCGTACTGGTGGCCAGCCCAGGCTTTGTACGGGAGCAGTTTTGTGACTACATGTTCCAGCAGGCGGTCAAGACTGATAACAAGCTTCTGCTGGAGAACAGGTCCAAGTTCCTACAGGTAAGGAGATCAGCAGCCTGCAGAGTGGGTAAAAAGAGGCTTAAGAGCTGTCTGTGATAATAGTACTTACAAGGGTGATGGGAAATAATTCACTTACTAGcggaaaataaatttctgtctGAGCATCACAAGGAAATTATTCTTATGCCGCCCAAACTGTAAGACAGTTATACAAGATACAGGTATGGTTCCTTCTTACCATACCTTAATGTGGAGTAGGaaaatgattaaatatttcaaacGCCCTATAAACGCATATTTAATTGTCAATTAAGAGTGAAGTACAAGTTGGAAAATAGTTTACTCGTAGTGTTAATCTGTCATGCTGTTTAGCATGCATGTTTAGTAACAGCTttctaaagcttttaaaaaaaaaaaaagtacccgGATGTGGTATAGGTTAGttaattttgttgttggttttgtacTACATAGTTAAAGATTATGCAAatcatagcattttttttcctgttccttagTCATTGATTGAGTGGGTGAGGTTTTTTGCCTTTCACCAAAATAGTCAAACTCAGAACCTAAaagaagttggtttttttttttcataaggatacttgtataatttttaaattgagtAGGCCTATAATCTCTGCTTGCAAAATGTtgggaggcagggcaggggggagcatTTCCCAATACTTAATGGTCAGAACGTTGCACACAAGAAGCCTCATTGCACCAAGAAGCCTCCTTTTGCATTTGTCGCAAAGTGATAATATTAAGTATGAAAAGTTTTAATGTACTTCACAGCACTGCAGGTATAGTAGATATGCAGTTGTGCAAGACTTGATGCTTTTGCACTATACGTCTGCAGTCTTAAGAGGTCTTCCCCTTCTTTAAAAGGGAAAGGCTTAACTCTTAGTTTCTTACTAGTTTCACATGGCCCTACCTTGGGGTCTGTCTGCAACTGTCTGATTTCCTGCActtcttaaaatacagtttaaggGATTTGGTATAGGCTTAGGGTTGCAGGAGAGATCctttaagaaaagaatcatGAAAAGAATCAAGAGATAACTTCCTTGAATAATTATCAAGATAAATATTATGTATCGTGGAAGCTGTTTGTGATTGGCTAATCAAGAAaacagtcctttaaaaaaacaaacacctttgacttttttttactcTAGGTCCACTCTTCCTCAGGACATAAATACGCATTGAAGGAAGCCCTCTGCGACCCAGCTGTAACTAGCCGTCTCTCTGACACTAAGGCAGCTGGTGAGGTCAAAGCCTTAGATGACTTCTATAAAATGCTGCAGCATGAGCCTGACCGGGCTTTTTATGGTCTAAAACATGTGGAGAAGGCCAATGAAGCCATGGCCATCGATACCTTGCTGATCAGTGATGAGCTTTTCCGGCACCAGGATGTGGCTACACGTGCCCGATATGTTAGATTGGTAGATAGTGTACGTGAGAACATGGGCACAGTACGCATTTTCTCCAGCCTTCATGTGTCTGGAGAGCAGCTTGGCCGACTGACAGGGGTGGCAGCCATCCTGCGCTTTCCTGTTGCTGAGGTCTCTGACCAGGAAGATGATTCTAGCTCTGAAGAGGATTGATAACAGTGACTTCATTCCACAGTTTCTTTTCCAAGTCATGTTGAAATGACATTAAAGACCCTCCCTTCCTAAATACTGTGTGCAGATGTGCCATGACATGTAATTTAAGTTTTTGATAGTATTTCCTACAGTGTATAACTCTGCTCAGCACACTAATGGATATCTGATCTATGGTAATGATTATTGATATACTATGCATTGGAGCTGACTGGTTTTGTAAGTTACACCCTGGACCTCCAGCAGTACAAGAAACTGACTCCCCAGTACTGCTCATTCTGCAGGTTAAGGCAGACTGGCAGCTTAGTGTTTTGGAATGTgtatgaaaatataataaacTAAGAGGGAGAAAATTATGTCAGGCTGTCTTATTTCTGTTCAAATACTTGAAAAGAGTATTGCAAAACATATGTAAATCTTCATGCAAGACCTATCAAAACTGTTCTTGGATCTTCTTAGGAACTCACTGTTCTTCCTAAGATGTGGCAAAGGAGTGGGATCAACGTAAtctgttagggtttttttgtggtgttacAAGTCTAGCcacttaaatatttctgtgaaacacTGGAAGCAATTGTTCAGAAACTACACCCTTTAAATTAACCATTTCCTCCCTAATATGATAGTAGCTGAAAGACAAATTGTGAAGCTCAGTGTACCCATTTCAGTTATCTCTTTGAATGCTCTTATCTTGGGAGATTTTCCTGAGGGCTAACAAGGTATGTTGTATCTTGTCATTGACTGTATTCTGATAAATTGGCGTTGAGATTATTTAGCACCCAGTTCTGAGAAGGCATGTGAAAAGGCTTACAAAATGAGACCCTAGTTTCCATGAAGAATCTTTTGACAACAAATAGTTAATTAAGCTGATAATCtggtatttttctatttgtgtgcctctttaaaaacacacataaGCTATGATATGGAAGTAAAGGTTACAAATTTATAAATTGAACTTCAGCTTAAGATAATGACAGctgtaaaaatcaaaattaattttccaattATTTGATCTGCTCCACGTATTGAGAGCCactgtgtgttttgtttcttcactgGACAATAAATCTTAGGCTGAGGAAGCAGAAACTACTTTCAGATT contains the following coding sequences:
- the PELO gene encoding protein pelota homolog, with the protein product MKLVRKDLEKDNAGQVTLIPEEPEDMWHTYNLLQVGDSLRASTIRKVQTESATGSVGSNRIRTTLTLCVAAIDFDSQACQLRVKGTNIQENEYVKMGAYHTIELEPNRQFTLAKKQWDSVVLERIEQACDPAWNADVAAVVMQEGLAHVCLVTPNMTLTRAKVEVNIPRKRKGNCSQHDRALERFYEQVVQAIQRHINFAVVKCVLVASPGFVREQFCDYMFQQAVKTDNKLLLENRSKFLQVHSSSGHKYALKEALCDPAVTSRLSDTKAAGEVKALDDFYKMLQHEPDRAFYGLKHVEKANEAMAIDTLLISDELFRHQDVATRARYVRLVDSVRENMGTVRIFSSLHVSGEQLGRLTGVAAILRFPVAEVSDQEDDSSSEED